In the genome of Carassius carassius chromosome 47, fCarCar2.1, whole genome shotgun sequence, one region contains:
- the LOC132130251 gene encoding uncharacterized protein LOC132130251, whose amino-acid sequence MRKIYRVLASQYDPLGYLIPYTTCAKIIVQHLWDKKRDWDDPHLPADLLQTWIKWEEELPALQNIVLPRFYCSPIKDTATSLRDIHVFCDASERAYGSVVYLRTEGQHGQRAQLAKVLQTELNLPIRQTILWTDSTTVLTWLQSDSCRFKVFVGTRVAEIQDLTEKHSWRYVPSTSNPADDITRGRRLCELGPESHWYQEPLFLKDPPNLWPECPTSKELDNNELHKVGTCALICFTYSDFSQFKTLEELIESIALQGSTDSNPTASDYRRAEISVLQQAQQECFPSDLEQLRTGKPLACNSRLRALAPELDGESQLIRVGGRLRHSPYLEPNNIHPIVLDPRHPITKLIIQSCDSKLCHPGPERVFAKLRRTYWVLRGREAIKRLQRECVQCQRWRKKPEVPKMADLPPTRLRLFKPAFYSTGVDCFDPYTIRTGRRSEKKWGIIFKCLTTRAVYIDILHSLETDSFLMALRRFTARRGKPHELLSDQGANFRGGERELREAFTALGPDLQRQLAKQQIKFQFNPPNSPHFGGCWEREIRSLKNALMVTLGTQSVTFEVLQTVLVEIEGILNSKPLGYTSCNASDPDPITPNCLLMGRSDASLPLTVYPQSELISRR is encoded by the exons ATGCGCAAAATATATAGAGTGCTGGCCAGCCAGTACGACCCGTTAGGGTACCTCATCCCGTATACCACTTGCGCCAAGATCATTGTACAACACCTGTGGGATAAAAAACGAGATTGGGATGATCCACACTTGCCTGCAGATCTGTTACAAACCTGGATTAAGTGGGAGGAGGAGCTACCAGCCCTACAAAATATTGTTCTTCCTCGGTTTTACTGTAGCCCCATCAAAGACACAGCAACAAGCCTAAGAGACATTCATGTTTTCTGTGATGCCTCCGAACGTGCATATGGCTCCGTGGTATATCTTCGAACAGAGGGCCAACATGGGCAAAGAG CTCAACTTGCCAAAGTACTCCAAACCGAGTTGAACCTACCCATACGCCAAACAATCTTATGGACTGACTCTACCACTGTCCTCACATGGTTACAATCCGATTCATGCCGGTTCAAAGTATTTGTGGGGACTCGGGTTGCAGAGATACAGgatctcacagagaaacacagctgGAGATATGTACCCTCCACAAGCAATCCAGCTGATGACATCACTCGGGGAAGGAGACTTTGTGAGCTTGGCCCAGAAAGTCACTGGTACCAAGAACCACTCTTCCTGAAAGATCCACCTAATCTGTGGCCTGAATGCCCCACTTCAAAGGAGCTAGACAATAATGAACTTCATAAGGTTGGTACTTGCGCTCTAATATGCTTCACATATTCTGATTTCAGTCAGTTTAAGACTCTCGAGGAGCTAATCGAGTCCATAGCTCTTCAAGGGTCTACTGATAGTAATCCAACAGCTAGTGACTACAGAAGAGCTGAGATTAGTGTTCTGCAGCAAGCACAGCAGGAATGTTTTCCATCAGACTTAGAGCAACTGAGGACTGGTAAACCACTTGCGTGCAACAGCAGACTAAGAGCATTAGCCCCAGAACTTGATGGAGAATCCCAATTAATCCGAGTCGGTGGACGTTTACGACATAGTCCCTACCTGGAGCCCAACAACATTCATCCTATTGTACTGGATCCAAGACACCCTATCACAAAACTTATCATCCAAAGTTGTGATTCTAAACTTTGTCATCCAGGTCCTGAGAGGGTGTTCGCTAAACTCCGCCGTACGTACTGGGTTCTGCGTGGAAGAGAGGCCATCAAGCGTTTGCAACGAGAGTGTGTGCAGTGTCAGAGATGGAGGAAGAAACCAGAGGTGCCTAAAATGGCGGACCTTCCCCCAACAAGACTGCGTCTTTTCAAGCCCGCCTTTTACTCCACTGGCGTGGACTGCTTCGATCCTTACACTATCAGAACAGGTCGGCGCAGTGAGAAGAAATGGGGAATAATATTCAAATGCCTCACCACTAGAGCAGTATACATCGACATCCTGCACAGTCTGGAAACTGACTCCTTCCTTATGGCTCTCAGGCGGTTCACAGCTAGACGGGGAAAACCCCATGAACTTCTGTCAGACCAAGGCGCGAACTTCAGAGGAGGTGAGAGAGAGCTAAGGGAAGCTTTTACAGCTCTTGGCCCAGATCTGCAGAGACAATTGGCCAAACAGCAGATCAAATTCCAATTCAATCCACCAAATTCACCACACTTTGGAGGCTGTTGGGAGCGAGAAATTCGCTCTTTGAAAAACGCACTGATGGTTACTCTAGGAACTCAATCAGTAACCTTTGAGGTCCTTCAAACCGTGCTGGTAGAGATTGAGGGAATTTTGAACTCCAAACCACTGGGATATACATCATGTAATGCTTCCGATCCTGACCCTATTACTCCAAATTGTCTTCTAATGGGGCGGTCGGATGCATCACTCCCCCTGACAGTATACCCACAGTCGGAACTGATCAGTCGGCGTTGA